A single genomic interval of Streptococcus oralis subsp. dentisani harbors:
- a CDS encoding DUF2971 domain-containing protein → MEKLNYFTGKFSKSELVNHFGSLDENKLKDELENITNQYLKLSEEEQLKYASDFLYVCRMFVEEIDKITLGRLLATLNKVLFENGQSYSWFENFEYLHILYRYLSQTKEYEEYSILFENESYFSRILELVFNDDLEDVDLLDAHILLVFVRLFESKSLPEEKRIYFKSELESLFRFIFENHDIDSVVCYWYFELDELVSIFQFDHLKTINNYYMENPQSDYVGKYLDFVSRRFDVVIKDSIDVVRKIAEENDSDIIRDQAIKLVKKYDERNNSDEGAILKKESDTGFILSENYKELLKQAESIIDDIRSNLIVDSKDLKTIGPFGHYTKIDTLTNFLIKADWKNENNSETQPPFLRLTNLKQLNDPMEGRVIYDYLGIDNTFFQQYQTSNVFISSLTTVSDSLPMWKEYADSSQGAFLEYDLSYLEDIVAHKYIEFVKIHYLDLNSDNTEEPDVDKSLSKLKQIFEKLKELEAEEELKSFAEKLKKISYLFKVKDYEYEMEYRILINLDDTAIQNIIKRDANDSSNEKYFKKEEIGLEVFDKVNYNDFRKYIVLSSKDNGRYDLFVYINLLPLKYSKVILGPKITDADYIAPYLKLANPDIEIESSKIPYR, encoded by the coding sequence ATTGAAAAATTAAATTATTTTACAGGTAAATTTAGTAAATCTGAATTAGTGAATCATTTTGGTTCCTTGGACGAAAATAAACTGAAAGACGAACTTGAAAACATTACTAATCAATATTTAAAGTTATCTGAAGAAGAACAATTAAAATATGCAAGCGATTTTCTGTATGTTTGTAGGATGTTTGTTGAAGAAATCGATAAGATCACACTTGGAAGACTTTTAGCTACATTAAATAAAGTATTATTTGAAAATGGGCAGTCATATAGTTGGTTTGAAAACTTTGAATATTTACATATTTTGTATAGATATTTATCTCAAACAAAGGAATATGAAGAATATTCTATATTGTTTGAAAATGAAAGTTATTTTTCAAGAATTCTTGAATTAGTATTTAATGATGATTTAGAGGACGTCGATTTACTTGATGCTCACATACTTCTAGTTTTTGTCCGACTTTTTGAATCAAAAAGTTTACCAGAAGAAAAAAGAATCTATTTTAAGAGTGAATTAGAATCATTATTCAGATTTATATTTGAAAATCACGATATTGATAGTGTGGTTTGTTATTGGTATTTTGAATTAGATGAGTTGGTTTCAATTTTTCAATTTGATCACTTAAAGACAATTAATAACTATTATATGGAGAACCCTCAATCTGATTATGTTGGGAAATATTTGGATTTTGTGTCAAGACGCTTTGATGTTGTAATTAAAGATTCGATTGATGTTGTTCGAAAGATAGCAGAAGAAAATGATTCGGATATAATTCGAGATCAAGCAATTAAATTAGTTAAAAAGTATGATGAGCGTAATAATAGTGATGAAGGCGCCATTTTAAAAAAGGAGAGTGATACTGGATTTATACTGTCTGAAAATTACAAGGAGCTTTTGAAGCAAGCAGAATCTATTATTGATGATATTCGTTCTAATTTGATTGTTGATTCTAAAGATTTAAAAACAATCGGACCTTTTGGACATTATACTAAGATTGATACTTTAACAAATTTTCTCATAAAAGCTGACTGGAAAAATGAAAATAATTCTGAAACTCAACCTCCATTTTTACGACTTACTAATCTCAAGCAACTAAATGACCCGATGGAAGGAAGAGTAATATATGATTATTTGGGTATAGATAATACTTTTTTCCAACAATACCAAACTTCCAATGTTTTTATATCTTCTCTAACCACGGTATCTGATAGTTTGCCTATGTGGAAGGAATATGCAGATTCATCTCAAGGCGCCTTCCTTGAATATGATCTATCTTATCTTGAAGATATAGTTGCACATAAATACATTGAGTTTGTTAAAATTCACTATTTAGATTTGAACTCAGATAATACAGAAGAACCAGATGTCGATAAATCTCTTTCTAAGTTAAAACAAATTTTTGAAAAATTGAAAGAGCTAGAAGCTGAAGAAGAATTAAAAAGTTTTGCTGAGAAATTGAAGAAGATTTCTTACCTTTTTAAAGTTAAAGACTATGAGTATGAAATGGAGTATCGTATTTTAATTAATTTAGATGATACAGCTATACAAAATATAATTAAAAGAGATGCTAATGATTCATCAAATGAGAAGTACTTTAAGAAAGAAGAAATTGGGTTAGAAGTTTTTGATAAAGTTAACTATAATGATTTCAGAAAGTACATTGTATTAAGCTCGAAAGATAATGGCAGATATGATTTATTTGTATACATCAATCTACTACCTTTGAAATATTCGAAGGTTATCCTAGGTCCAAAGATTACGGACGCAGACTATATTGCTCCTTATCTCAAACTTGCCAATCCTGATATAGAGATTGAAAGTTCGAAAATTCCTTATCGTTGA
- a CDS encoding CPBP family intramembrane glutamic endopeptidase yields MKNKRIFKDFQSSQMSLNIYTSPLLAFVFVFIGEFVAYTLYGISLLALIGLARNFGEAGQNLATYLQTLQESLTDKTSDFRLILALLSFGFILNTVFRWTKKVEKRSIRTLGFYRENFLSSLLKGFGLGLALFLLTLLGLVALGQYRLESIRLNPYSLTFVIFTIPFWILQGTAEEVVSRAWLLPQLASRTNLKLAVVISSIFFTLLHVGNSGLTPLSLVNLFLFGVAMALYLLKTDTVWGVAGIHGAWNFAQGNLFGILVSGQPSGTSLMTFLPQGNQDWLSGGSFGIEGSIMTSLVLLLLIVYLAYQLEKENERM; encoded by the coding sequence ATGAAGAATAAAAGAATATTTAAAGACTTCCAATCTTCCCAAATGAGTTTAAATATTTACACAAGTCCTTTGTTAGCCTTTGTTTTTGTCTTTATAGGAGAGTTTGTTGCATATACTTTGTATGGTATTAGCTTGTTAGCTCTCATTGGACTTGCTAGAAATTTTGGAGAGGCTGGTCAAAATCTTGCAACCTACTTGCAAACCTTACAGGAGAGCTTGACGGATAAAACAAGTGACTTTCGTTTAATTTTAGCATTGCTGTCCTTTGGTTTTATTCTCAACACTGTGTTCAGATGGACTAAAAAAGTTGAGAAAAGATCTATTAGAACCTTGGGATTTTATAGAGAAAATTTCCTCAGCAGTCTTCTGAAAGGATTTGGCCTAGGTTTGGCACTTTTTCTTCTGACCTTGTTAGGTTTGGTGGCCTTGGGGCAATATCGTTTGGAATCCATTCGCTTGAATCCTTATTCGCTTACTTTTGTCATCTTTACTATCCCATTTTGGATTTTACAGGGGACAGCAGAAGAAGTGGTGTCCCGTGCATGGCTCCTTCCACAATTGGCCTCAAGAACCAATCTAAAGCTTGCTGTTGTCATATCTAGCATATTCTTTACCCTGCTTCATGTGGGGAATTCTGGTCTAACACCTCTATCTCTAGTGAATCTCTTTTTATTCGGAGTTGCCATGGCTCTTTACCTCCTCAAAACCGATACAGTTTGGGGTGTTGCAGGTATTCATGGGGCTTGGAATTTTGCTCAAGGAAATCTCTTTGGGATTCTAGTTAGTGGTCAACCATCAGGAACGTCTCTGATGACTTTTTTACCACAAGGCAATCAAGATTGGCTATCAGGAGGATCTTTTGGGATTGAAGGTTCTATCATGACAAGTTTAGTCTTGTTACTTTTGATTGTCTATCTCGCTTATCAATTAGAGAAAGAAAATGAAAGGATGTGA
- a CDS encoding transcription repressor NadR has product MTKDRKQALLKLLKEAPKALNGQTLAEHFHVTRQIIVQDIAILRADGAPILSTNRGYIYKENDANPYVHKLFKVKHEMEEIGQELLAIVDNGGRVQNTLIDHPVYGEIETLLKLTCRRDVQHFLEQVENSDFRPLSELTDGIHYHLVEAETQQDLHYIEEALDQLGYLVKD; this is encoded by the coding sequence ATGACAAAGGATCGCAAACAAGCTCTTCTCAAACTGTTAAAAGAGGCACCAAAAGCCCTCAATGGTCAAACCTTGGCTGAGCACTTCCATGTTACGCGCCAAATCATCGTCCAAGATATTGCCATCTTGAGAGCCGATGGTGCTCCTATCCTATCCACCAATCGTGGCTATATCTATAAAGAAAATGATGCCAATCCTTACGTTCACAAACTTTTCAAAGTCAAACATGAGATGGAAGAAATCGGTCAAGAACTTCTAGCCATTGTAGATAATGGCGGACGTGTTCAGAATACCTTGATTGACCATCCAGTTTATGGAGAAATTGAAACCCTGCTCAAACTCACCTGTCGCCGTGATGTCCAACATTTTCTAGAACAAGTAGAGAATTCTGACTTTAGGCCACTTTCAGAATTGACAGATGGCATCCATTACCACCTAGTCGAAGCAGAAACACAACAAGACCTCCACTATATCGAGGAGGCCTTGGATCAGCTAGGTTATTTGGTAAAGGACTAG
- a CDS encoding amino acid ABC transporter substrate-binding protein/permease — translation MKKKILAFLLILFPIFSLGVVKADTVKPKYVIASDSSFAPFVFQNSSNEYTGIDMDLIKAIAKDQGFEIEITNPGFDAAISAVQAGQADGIIAGMSITDARKATFDFSDSYYTANTILGVKESSTIASYEDLKDKTVGVKNGTASQTFLTENQSKYGYKIKTFADGASMYDSLNTGSIDAVMDDEPVLKYSISQGQKLKTPIAGTPIGETAFAVKKGTNPELIQMFNNGLANLKANGEFQKILDKYLASETSTDSTSTVDETTIWGLLQNNYKQLLSGLGITLALALISFAIAIVIGIIFGMFSVSPYKSLRLISEIFVDVIRGIPLMILAAFIFWGIPNFIESITGQQSPINDFVAGTIALSLNAAAYIAEIVRGGIQAVPVGQMEASRSLGISYGKTMRKIILPQATKLMLPNFVNQFVIALKDTTIVSAIGLVELFQTGKIIIARNYQSFKMYAILAIFYLVIITLLTRLAKRLEKRIR, via the coding sequence ATGAAGAAAAAAATCCTAGCATTTTTGCTAATTTTATTTCCCATTTTCTCATTAGGAGTAGTAAAAGCTGACACAGTTAAACCTAAGTATGTTATTGCCAGTGATTCATCTTTTGCTCCCTTCGTATTTCAAAATTCAAGCAACGAGTACACTGGTATTGATATGGACTTGATCAAGGCTATTGCCAAAGATCAAGGTTTTGAAATTGAGATTACTAACCCAGGATTTGATGCAGCCATTAGCGCAGTTCAAGCGGGACAAGCTGATGGTATCATCGCTGGAATGTCTATTACGGACGCTCGTAAAGCAACGTTTGACTTCTCAGATTCCTACTACACTGCTAATACCATTCTAGGTGTAAAAGAATCCAGTACTATCGCTTCTTATGAAGACCTCAAGGACAAGACAGTTGGTGTAAAAAACGGGACTGCTTCTCAAACATTCCTTACTGAGAACCAAAGCAAATACGGCTATAAGATTAAAACCTTCGCAGATGGCGCTTCTATGTATGACAGTCTGAACACTGGCTCTATAGATGCTGTGATGGATGATGAGCCAGTTCTCAAATATTCTATCAGCCAAGGGCAAAAATTGAAAACGCCAATCGCTGGAACTCCAATCGGTGAAACAGCCTTTGCGGTTAAAAAAGGTACAAATCCAGAATTGATCCAGATGTTCAATAACGGACTTGCGAACCTCAAAGCTAACGGAGAATTCCAAAAGATTCTTGACAAGTATCTAGCTAGCGAAACTTCAACTGACTCTACAAGTACGGTTGACGAAACAACTATCTGGGGCTTGCTTCAAAACAACTACAAACAACTTCTTAGTGGACTTGGAATCACTCTTGCTCTAGCTCTTATCTCATTTGCAATTGCCATTGTCATCGGGATTATCTTCGGTATGTTTAGCGTTAGCCCATACAAATCTCTTCGTCTGATCTCTGAGATTTTCGTTGACGTTATCCGTGGTATTCCTTTGATGATTCTTGCAGCCTTCATCTTCTGGGGTATTCCAAACTTCATCGAGTCGATTACAGGCCAACAAAGTCCAATCAATGACTTTGTAGCTGGTACTATTGCCCTTTCACTTAATGCGGCAGCTTATATCGCTGAAATCGTTCGTGGTGGGATTCAAGCTGTTCCAGTTGGGCAAATGGAGGCCAGTCGCAGTCTTGGTATCTCTTATGGAAAAACCATGCGAAAGATTATCTTGCCACAAGCGACTAAATTGATGTTGCCAAACTTCGTCAACCAATTCGTTATCGCTCTTAAAGATACAACCATCGTGTCTGCTATCGGTCTGGTTGAACTTTTCCAAACTGGTAAGATCATCATTGCCCGTAACTACCAAAGTTTCAAGATGTATGCAATCCTTGCTATCTTCTATCTTGTAATTATCACGCTTTTGACTAGACTAGCGAAACGCTTAGAAAAGAGGATTCGTTAA
- the uvrB gene encoding excinuclease ABC subunit UvrB, protein MINRITDNQFKLVSKYQPSGDQPQAIEQLVDNIEGGEKAQILMGATGTGKTYTMSQVISKVNKPTLVIAHNKTLAGQLYGEFKEFFPENAVEYFVSYYDYYQPEAYVPSSDTYIEKDSSVNDEIDKLRHSATSALLERNDVIVVASVSCIYGLGSPKEYADSVVSLRPGLEISRDKLLNDLVDIQFERNDIDFQRGRFRVRGDVVEIFPASRDEHAFRVEFFGDEIDRIREVEALTGQVLGEVDHLAIFPATHFVTNDDHMEVAIAKIQAELEEQLAVFEKEGKLLEAQRLKQRTEYDIEMLREMGYTNGVENYSRHMDGRSEGEPPYTLLDFFPDDFLIMIDESHMTMGQIKGMYNGDRSRKEMLVNYGFRLPSALDNRPLRREEFESHVHQIVYVSATPGDYENEQTETVIEQIIRPTGLLDPEVEVRPTMGQIDDLLGEINARVEKNERTFITTLTKKMAEDLTDYFKEMGIKVKYMHSDIKTLERTEIIRDLRLGVFDVLVGINLLREGIDVPEVSLVAILDADKEGFLRNERGLIQTIGRAARNSEGHVIMYADSMTQSMQRAIDETARRRKIQMAYNEEHGIVPQTIKKEIRDLIAVTKAVAKEEDKEVDINSLNKQERKELVKKLEKQMQEAVEVLDFELAAQIRDMMLEVKALD, encoded by the coding sequence ATGATCAATCGAATTACAGACAATCAATTTAAACTAGTATCAAAATACCAACCTTCAGGAGATCAACCTCAAGCCATCGAGCAGTTGGTTGATAATATCGAGGGTGGAGAAAAAGCTCAGATTCTGATGGGGGCGACAGGTACTGGGAAGACTTATACCATGAGTCAGGTCATTTCCAAAGTCAATAAACCCACTCTGGTCATTGCTCACAATAAGACTCTGGCGGGTCAGCTCTATGGAGAATTCAAGGAATTTTTCCCTGAAAATGCTGTTGAGTATTTCGTATCCTACTATGATTATTACCAGCCAGAAGCCTATGTCCCTTCTAGCGATACCTACATTGAGAAGGACAGTTCAGTCAATGACGAGATTGACAAGCTTCGCCACTCTGCGACTTCAGCCCTTCTGGAGCGCAATGATGTCATCGTTGTGGCTTCTGTTTCTTGCATCTATGGTTTGGGTTCGCCAAAGGAATACGCTGATAGCGTCGTTAGTCTCCGCCCAGGCCTTGAGATTTCTCGTGATAAACTTCTGAATGACTTGGTTGATATCCAGTTTGAACGCAATGATATTGATTTCCAACGGGGAAGATTTCGTGTGCGTGGGGATGTGGTAGAGATTTTCCCAGCTTCCCGTGATGAACACGCTTTTCGAGTAGAGTTCTTCGGAGATGAAATTGACCGTATCCGAGAAGTTGAGGCTCTGACGGGTCAGGTATTGGGAGAAGTGGACCATCTGGCGATTTTTCCAGCGACACACTTTGTGACCAATGACGATCACATGGAAGTTGCCATTGCCAAGATTCAGGCGGAGTTGGAGGAGCAGTTAGCTGTCTTTGAAAAGGAAGGTAAACTGCTAGAAGCCCAGCGTTTGAAACAGCGCACAGAGTATGATATTGAGATGTTACGTGAGATGGGCTATACCAACGGTGTTGAAAACTACTCTCGTCACATGGATGGTCGAAGCGAAGGTGAGCCTCCTTATACGCTTCTTGACTTCTTCCCAGATGATTTCTTGATTATGATTGATGAAAGTCACATGACCATGGGGCAGATCAAGGGCATGTACAATGGAGACCGCTCTCGTAAGGAAATGCTGGTTAATTACGGTTTCCGTTTGCCGTCAGCCTTGGACAATCGTCCTCTCCGCCGCGAAGAGTTTGAAAGCCATGTGCACCAGATTGTTTACGTTTCAGCAACACCTGGTGACTATGAAAATGAACAGACCGAGACAGTGATCGAGCAAATCATTCGTCCGACAGGGCTTTTGGATCCTGAAGTGGAAGTCCGTCCGACTATGGGACAGATTGATGACCTCTTAGGTGAAATCAATGCCCGTGTTGAAAAGAATGAACGAACCTTTATTACCACCTTGACCAAGAAAATGGCAGAAGACCTGACTGACTACTTTAAAGAAATGGGCATCAAGGTCAAGTATATGCACTCGGACATCAAGACATTGGAGAGGACGGAGATTATCCGTGACCTACGCTTGGGTGTCTTTGATGTCTTGGTCGGAATCAATTTGCTCCGTGAAGGGATTGACGTACCCGAAGTAAGTTTGGTTGCTATTCTAGATGCTGACAAGGAAGGTTTCCTTCGTAACGAACGTGGCCTCATCCAGACCATTGGACGTGCTGCCCGTAATAGCGAAGGGCATGTCATCATGTATGCGGACAGCATGACTCAGTCTATGCAACGTGCTATTGATGAGACGGCCCGCCGTCGGAAAATCCAGATGGCTTATAATGAAGAACATGGTATCGTTCCACAAACCATTAAGAAGGAAATCCGTGACCTGATTGCCGTAACTAAGGCAGTTGCCAAGGAAGAGGACAAGGAAGTCGATATCAATAGCCTTAACAAACAAGAGCGCAAAGAACTCGTCAAGAAACTTGAAAAACAAATGCAAGAAGCCGTCGAAGTGCTTGACTTTGAACTGGCAGCTCAGATACGTGATATGATGCTAGAAGTGAAGGCGTTGGATTAG
- the ftsY gene encoding signal recognition particle-docking protein FtsY, with protein sequence MGLFDRLFGKKEEPKIEDVVKEALENLDLSEEVEESQAAVEETATDKVEETFAQEEIPQVTTDEAIEPEAVEETSQEEFELESDELEQFQEAEEVLEEENQETVEFEEELASEVVEEELPQVEETVQEKYDRSLKKTRTGFGARLNAFFANFRSVDEEFFEELEELLIMSDVGVQVASNLTEELRYEAKLENAKKPDALRRVIIEKLVELYEKDGNYDEQIHFQDGLTVMLFVGVNGVGKTTSIGKLAHRYKQAGKKVMLVAADTFRAGAVAQLAEWGRRVDVPVVTGPEKADPASVVFDGMERAVAEGIDILMIDTAGRLQNKDNLMAELEKIGRIIKRVVPEAPHETFLALDASTGQNALVQAKEFSKITPVTGIVLTKIDGTARGGVVLAIREELNIPVKLIGFGEKIDDIGEFNSENFMKGLLEGLI encoded by the coding sequence ATGGGATTATTTGACCGTTTATTCGGGAAAAAAGAAGAGCCGAAAATCGAAGATGTTGTAAAAGAAGCTCTGGAAAATCTTGATTTGTCAGAAGAGGTTGAAGAAAGCCAAGCGGCAGTCGAAGAAACAGCGACGGACAAAGTGGAAGAAACATTTGCTCAAGAAGAAATTCCTCAGGTTACGACAGATGAGGCCATTGAACCAGAAGCAGTCGAGGAAACTTCTCAGGAAGAGTTTGAGCTAGAATCTGATGAATTGGAACAATTCCAAGAAGCAGAAGAAGTTCTAGAAGAAGAGAACCAAGAAACTGTAGAGTTCGAAGAAGAGCTAGCTTCTGAAGTTGTAGAAGAAGAACTTCCTCAGGTTGAAGAAACCGTACAGGAAAAATATGACCGCAGTCTCAAAAAGACGCGTACAGGATTCGGAGCTCGCTTGAATGCCTTCTTTGCTAACTTCCGTTCAGTCGATGAAGAGTTCTTCGAGGAATTGGAAGAACTGCTCATCATGAGCGACGTCGGTGTGCAGGTCGCTTCAAACTTAACAGAAGAACTACGTTATGAAGCTAAACTCGAAAACGCTAAGAAACCAGACGCACTCCGTCGAGTCATTATCGAGAAATTGGTTGAACTTTATGAGAAGGATGGCAATTACGATGAACAAATCCACTTCCAAGATGGTTTGACAGTCATGCTCTTTGTCGGAGTCAATGGTGTTGGGAAAACAACCTCTATTGGGAAACTAGCTCATCGCTACAAACAAGCTGGCAAGAAAGTCATGTTGGTTGCGGCAGATACCTTCCGTGCGGGTGCTGTGGCCCAGCTAGCTGAATGGGGCCGTCGTGTGGATGTTCCTGTTGTGACGGGACCAGAAAAAGCTGATCCAGCAAGTGTGGTCTTTGATGGGATGGAACGCGCCGTAGCCGAAGGGATTGATATTCTCATGATTGATACAGCAGGTCGTCTGCAAAACAAGGACAATCTTATGGCCGAGTTGGAAAAGATTGGCCGTATTATCAAACGTGTCGTTCCTGAAGCACCTCATGAAACCTTCCTGGCCCTTGATGCATCAACTGGGCAGAATGCCTTAGTACAAGCTAAAGAATTTTCGAAAATTACCCCTGTTACCGGTATTGTATTGACCAAGATTGACGGAACTGCCCGTGGTGGTGTCGTTCTGGCAATTCGAGAAGAACTCAATATCCCTGTAAAATTGATTGGTTTTGGTGAAAAAATCGATGATATCGGTGAATTCAACTCCGAAAACTTTATGAAGGGTCTCTTAGAAGGCTTGATTTAA
- the zwf gene encoding glucose-6-phosphate dehydrogenase: protein MSSKVIVTIFGASGDLAKRKLYPSLFRLYKSGNLSEHFAVIGTARRPWSKEYFESVVVESILDLADSTEQAQEFASHFYYQSHDVNDTEHYIALRQLQAELNEKYQAEHNKLFFLSMAPQFFGTIAKHLKSENIVDGKGFERLIVEKPFGTDYETASKLNEDLLAAFDEEQIYRIDHYLGKEMIQSIFAVRFANMIFENVWNREHIDNVQITFAERLGVEERGGYYDQSGALRDMVQNHTLQLLSLLAMDKPASFTKDEIRAEKIKVFKNLYHPTEEELKEQFIRGQYRSGKIDGMKYISYRSEPNVDPESTTETFASGAFFVDSDRFRGVPFFFRTGKRLTEKGTHVNIVFKQMDSIFGEPLAPNILTIYIQPTEGFSLSLNGKQVGEEFNLAPSSLDYRTDATATGASPDPYEKLIYDVLNNNSTNFSHWDEVSASWKLIDRIEELWAENGAPLYDYKAGSMGPQASFDLLEKYGAKWTWQPDIAYREDGRLE from the coding sequence ATGTCATCAAAGGTTATTGTTACAATTTTCGGTGCGAGTGGAGATTTAGCTAAACGCAAACTCTACCCTTCCCTTTTCAGACTCTATAAATCAGGCAATCTCTCTGAGCATTTTGCAGTCATCGGAACAGCTCGTAGACCTTGGAGTAAGGAATATTTTGAATCTGTAGTTGTCGAGTCCATCCTTGATTTGGCAGATAGTACCGAGCAAGCCCAAGAATTTGCTAGCCACTTCTACTATCAAAGCCATGATGTGAATGATACGGAACATTACATTGCTTTGCGTCAATTACAAGCTGAGCTGAATGAAAAATACCAAGCTGAACACAATAAGCTCTTCTTCTTGTCTATGGCACCTCAGTTCTTTGGAACCATTGCCAAGCACCTCAAATCTGAAAACATTGTCGATGGTAAAGGTTTTGAGCGCTTGATCGTTGAGAAACCATTTGGTACAGACTACGAGACAGCTAGCAAACTGAATGAAGATCTCCTTGCGGCTTTTGATGAGGAGCAAATCTACCGTATTGACCATTACTTGGGGAAAGAGATGATTCAAAGTATCTTTGCGGTTCGTTTTGCCAACATGATCTTTGAGAATGTTTGGAATCGCGAACACATCGATAATGTTCAAATTACCTTTGCGGAACGTTTGGGAGTTGAGGAACGCGGTGGCTACTATGATCAATCTGGTGCCCTTCGTGATATGGTGCAAAACCATACTCTCCAACTTCTCTCTCTTCTAGCCATGGACAAACCAGCTAGCTTTACAAAAGATGAGATTCGTGCTGAAAAGATAAAGGTCTTTAAAAACCTCTATCATCCAACTGAGGAAGAATTGAAAGAACAGTTTATCCGTGGTCAGTACCGCTCTGGTAAAATCGATGGCATGAAATACATTTCCTATCGAAGCGAACCAAATGTCGATCCTGAATCTACAACAGAAACCTTTGCATCTGGTGCCTTCTTTGTAGACAGCGATCGCTTCCGTGGTGTTCCTTTCTTCTTCCGTACAGGGAAACGTCTGACTGAAAAAGGAACTCATGTCAATATCGTCTTTAAGCAAATGGACTCTATCTTTGGAGAACCATTAGCACCAAATATCTTGACCATCTATATCCAACCAACTGAAGGCTTCTCTCTCAGCCTCAATGGGAAGCAAGTCGGTGAAGAATTCAACCTGGCACCAAGCTCTCTGGATTACCGTACAGATGCTACTGCTACTGGAGCCTCACCAGACCCATACGAGAAATTAATCTACGATGTTTTGAACAACAACTCAACCAATTTTAGCCACTGGGATGAGGTAAGTGCTTCTTGGAAATTGATTGACCGTATCGAAGAGCTCTGGGCAGAAAACGGTGCTCCACTCTACGATTATAAAGCTGGAAGCATGGGACCACAAGCTAGCTTTGACTTACTTGAAAAGTATGGAGCCAAATGGACCTGGCAACCAGATATCGCCTATCGTGAAGATGGTCGTTTAGAATAG
- a CDS encoding amino acid ABC transporter ATP-binding protein, which yields MAKLKIDVNDLHKYYGKNEVLKGITTKFYEGDVVCIIGPSGSGKSTFLRSLNLLEEVTSGHITVNGYDLTEKSTNVDHVRENVGMVFQHFNLFPHMSVLENITFAPIEHKRMTKEEAEKLGMELLEKVGLADKAKANPDSLSGGQKQRVAIARGLAMNPDIMLFDEPTSALDPEMVGDVLNVMKELAEQGMTMIIVTHEMGFARQVANRVIFTADGEFLEDGTPDQIFDNPQHPRLKEFLDKVLNV from the coding sequence ATGGCAAAACTAAAAATTGATGTAAATGATTTGCATAAGTATTATGGAAAAAATGAGGTTTTAAAAGGCATTACTACTAAGTTCTATGAAGGAGATGTTGTCTGTATCATCGGTCCTTCTGGTTCTGGTAAATCCACTTTCCTTCGCAGCCTTAACCTTCTCGAGGAGGTAACGAGTGGCCACATCACAGTGAATGGTTATGATTTGACTGAAAAGTCAACCAATGTCGACCATGTTCGTGAGAACGTAGGAATGGTCTTCCAACACTTCAACCTCTTCCCTCACATGTCCGTCCTAGAAAATATCACTTTTGCACCTATTGAACACAAACGGATGACCAAAGAAGAAGCTGAGAAATTGGGAATGGAACTGCTGGAGAAAGTCGGCCTTGCGGACAAAGCTAAGGCTAATCCAGATAGCCTTTCAGGTGGTCAGAAACAGCGTGTAGCTATCGCTCGTGGACTTGCCATGAATCCTGATATCATGCTCTTTGATGAGCCAACTTCTGCTCTTGACCCTGAAATGGTTGGAGATGTACTGAATGTTATGAAGGAATTGGCGGAACAAGGCATGACCATGATCATCGTAACCCATGAGATGGGATTTGCACGTCAGGTGGCCAACCGCGTTATCTTTACAGCTGATGGTGAATTCCTGGAAGATGGAACTCCAGATCAAATCTTCGACAACCCGCAACACCCTCGTCTAAAAGAGTTCTTGGATAAGGTATTAAATGTATAA
- a CDS encoding 8-oxo-dGTP diphosphatase, which yields MSRAQATILTNICLIEDLENKRVVMQYRSPEENRWSGYAFPGGHVENGEAFAESVIREIYEETGLTIQNPQLVGIKNWPLDTGGRYIVICYKATEFSGTLRSSDEGEVSWVQKDQIPNLNLAYDMLPLMEMMEAPDKSEFFYPRRTEDDWEKKIF from the coding sequence ATGTCCCGTGCGCAAGCAACCATTTTAACCAACATCTGTCTAATCGAAGATCTAGAAAATAAGCGAGTAGTCATGCAGTATCGCTCTCCTGAAGAGAATCGCTGGTCTGGTTATGCCTTTCCTGGAGGTCATGTTGAGAATGGCGAGGCTTTCGCAGAGTCTGTCATTCGTGAAATCTATGAAGAAACAGGATTGACTATCCAAAATCCTCAACTGGTCGGCATTAAAAATTGGCCACTAGATACAGGTGGGCGCTATATTGTCATTTGTTATAAGGCGACTGAGTTCTCTGGTACCCTTCGCTCTTCAGATGAAGGAGAAGTTTCTTGGGTGCAAAAAGACCAGATTCCAAATTTGAATCTGGCCTATGATATGTTGCCTTTGATGGAGATGATGGAAGCTCCGGATAAGTCTGAATTTTTCTACCCTCGCCGTACAGAAGACGATTGGGAAAAGAAAATCTTCTAG